From the genome of Brevundimonas sp. NIBR11:
AGCGGCTGCACGGCCAGCTGCAGGCGGCGGTGAACATCATCATGGGCCAGCGGACCAGCCATCTGCTGATCGGTACGGTGATGATCGTCTAGCTTGACGACGGGCGAGGCGTAGGCCCCTTTGCGGCCATGCGCCTTCTCGCCCTTTCGACCCTTCTGCTTGTCGCGGCCTGTGCGAGCACGCCTCCGCCCCCGCCTCCGCCGCCATCGGGACCGGGCGCGCCCGTGCTGCGGGACTGGCGCAGCATCGTCACGGCCACGGACCGAGACCGCTATATCCGTCGCGACGCCGCCTGGCGACTGGCGCTCGAGCAAGCGCGACGCCAGCCCGGCTCCGGCGATCTGCGCTCATTGGGCGATCTGATCGACCAGGACGCCGCCCGGAGCACCGTCACGCCGCCGGTGGGCGAGTATCGCTGCCGCACCGTCAAGCTGGGGTCGCAGGGCGGAGAGACGGGCCTGGGCTACGTCGTCTACGACTGGTTCCTGTGCCGGATCGAACAGACGCCGCGCGGCCTGAAATTCTCCAAGACCACCGGCTCACAACGCCCGTCCGGCCTGCTGTTCCCGGAAGACTCTCGCCAGATGGTCATGCTGGGCTCCGTCGCCCTGGCCGCCGAGCCGCCCGCCAACTCCTATGGCCAGCGTCCCGACCGGGACATCGTCGCCGTGCTGGAGCGGATCGGCGCCGCGCGCTGG
Proteins encoded in this window:
- a CDS encoding DUF4893 domain-containing protein codes for the protein MRLLALSTLLLVAACASTPPPPPPPPSGPGAPVLRDWRSIVTATDRDRYIRRDAAWRLALEQARRQPGSGDLRSLGDLIDQDAARSTVTPPVGEYRCRTVKLGSQGGETGLGYVVYDWFLCRIEQTPRGLKFSKTTGSQRPSGLLFPEDSRQMVMLGSVALAAEPPANSYGQRPDRDIVAVLERIGAARWRLVIPWPQNESNLDLIELVPN